In one Cellulomonas sp. JZ18 genomic region, the following are encoded:
- a CDS encoding GNAT family N-acetyltransferase, which yields MTTTAGGLLPRLPGAFRARRWLLADRDRWHAADVRGDDHAVVLVRSEEAGDVVLGAGDPDAVAALVRDLAHERRAAGAGALGWLTVPRSTVLGASELEALGVAPYSTWDRMSTDEPPPAVAGEESVVRLGPAEADEAAACLAEANPGTRARPGGADDAGWWGVREQGRLVGVIGAADRLGAADGRRSWHLHGLGVRPAARGRGLGAALTAAALRAGLGAGLAWVSLGLYADNAVARRLYLRLGMAVDEENASYAAPGYGGSWRR from the coding sequence GTGACGACGACGGCCGGGGGGCTGCTCCCGCGGCTGCCCGGCGCGTTCCGGGCGCGCCGTTGGCTCCTCGCCGACCGCGACCGCTGGCACGCCGCCGACGTGCGCGGCGACGACCACGCGGTCGTGCTGGTGCGGTCGGAGGAGGCCGGCGACGTCGTTCTCGGGGCCGGCGACCCGGACGCCGTCGCCGCCCTGGTACGCGACCTCGCGCACGAGCGGCGTGCGGCTGGAGCCGGGGCCCTCGGCTGGCTGACGGTGCCCCGCAGCACGGTCCTCGGGGCGTCCGAGCTGGAGGCGCTCGGCGTCGCGCCCTACTCGACGTGGGACCGGATGTCGACGGACGAGCCCCCGCCGGCGGTGGCGGGGGAGGAGTCTGTCGTCCGGCTCGGCCCCGCCGAGGCGGACGAGGCCGCCGCCTGCCTCGCGGAGGCGAACCCCGGGACGCGCGCCCGCCCGGGCGGCGCGGACGACGCCGGCTGGTGGGGCGTGCGCGAGCAGGGACGGCTCGTCGGGGTGATCGGGGCGGCCGACCGCCTCGGTGCGGCCGACGGTCGGCGGTCGTGGCACCTGCACGGCCTGGGCGTGCGGCCGGCAGCCCGCGGCCGGGGCCTCGGCGCCGCTCTCACGGCCGCCGCGCTGCGCGCCGGGCTCGGCGCGGGCCTGGCCTGGGTCTCGCTGGGGCTCTACGCCGACAACGCGGTGGCACGTCGGCTGTACCTGCGGCTCGGCATGGCCGTGGACGAGGAGAACGCGTCGTACGCCGCGCCGGGGTACGGCGGGTCCTGGCGGCGCTGA
- a CDS encoding Rv2578c family radical SAM protein — protein sequence MRWDGQKVEAASDGVLPGMDLRTLPGLVRSVRTPEFAGVTFHEVLCRSALNRVPDASSVPFRWTVNPMRGCLHACAYCFARPTHEYLDLGAGRDFESQIVVKTNVVEVLRAELGRRSWRREHVALGTNTDPYQRAEGRYRLMPGILEALAASGTPLSVLTKGTLLRRDLPLLSDVATSGGSVAVSISLATVDDELQRVLEPGTPTPRARLELVRAVREAGLTCGVLVAPVLPWLTDSEEHLDALLAALADAGATGVSVMALHLRGAVKPLMEDWLRTHRPGLLARYRRLYGRGAYTPEEYRRWLDARVAPLLARHGFADPREHRAWRAAATSPSGGPAVGETADEAVAAGAGRARASTSAPPPPAIASPTLF from the coding sequence GTGCGATGGGACGGGCAGAAGGTCGAGGCGGCCTCCGACGGCGTGCTGCCGGGCATGGACCTGCGCACGCTCCCGGGGCTGGTGCGCAGCGTGCGCACGCCGGAGTTCGCGGGCGTCACGTTCCACGAGGTGCTGTGCCGCAGCGCCCTGAACAGGGTGCCGGACGCGTCGAGCGTGCCGTTCCGCTGGACCGTGAACCCCATGCGCGGGTGCCTGCACGCGTGCGCCTACTGCTTCGCCCGTCCCACGCACGAGTACCTCGACCTGGGCGCCGGCCGGGACTTCGAGTCCCAGATCGTGGTGAAGACGAACGTCGTCGAGGTCCTGCGGGCCGAGCTGGGCAGGCGCTCCTGGCGGCGCGAGCACGTCGCGCTCGGGACCAACACCGACCCCTACCAGCGGGCCGAGGGCCGGTACCGCCTCATGCCGGGGATCCTCGAGGCGCTCGCGGCGTCGGGCACGCCGCTGTCGGTGCTGACGAAGGGCACGCTGCTGCGTCGCGACCTGCCGCTGCTGTCCGACGTCGCCACGAGCGGCGGGTCGGTCGCCGTGAGCATCTCGCTCGCCACCGTCGACGACGAGCTGCAGCGCGTCCTGGAGCCGGGCACGCCGACGCCGCGGGCACGGCTCGAGCTCGTCCGCGCCGTGCGGGAGGCAGGCCTGACGTGCGGCGTGCTCGTGGCGCCGGTGCTGCCGTGGCTGACGGACTCCGAGGAGCACCTCGACGCGCTGCTCGCGGCGCTGGCCGACGCCGGTGCGACGGGTGTGAGCGTCATGGCGCTGCACCTGCGCGGGGCGGTGAAGCCGCTCATGGAGGACTGGCTGCGCACCCACCGCCCCGGGCTGCTCGCGCGCTACCGGCGCCTGTACGGGCGCGGCGCCTACACGCCGGAGGAGTACCGGCGGTGGCTGGACGCACGGGTCGCGCCCCTGCTGGCGCGGCACGGGTTCGCCGACCCGCGGGAGCACCGGGCGTGGCGGGCCGCCGCGACGTCGCCGTCGGGCGGCCCTGCCGTCGGCGAGACGGCGGACGAGGCCGTCGCAGCGGGCGCCGGACGCGCACGGGCGTCGACGTCCGCCCCGCCGCCACCCGCGATCGCCTCGCCGACGCTGTTCTGA
- the hisS gene encoding histidine--tRNA ligase produces MARPTPLSGFPEWLPEGRLVEQHVLDTLRRTFELHGFAGIETRAVEPLDQLLRKGETSKEVYVLRRLQEDADADEQDPGRRLGLHFDLTVPFARYVLENAGHLAFPFRRYQIQKVWRGERPQDGRFREFVQADIDVVGAGALPYHYEVELPLVMADALGALRGIGVPPVRILVNNRKVAEGFYRGLGLDDVEAVLRSIDKLDKIGPDAVADLLVAEAGATPEQARACLRLAEVRGDDAGVVDRVRALAAEHGAGTDLLEEGLAELGALVAAAAQRAPGVVVADLRIARGLDYYTGSVYETVLVGHEDLGSICSGGRYDTLASDGATTYPGVGLSIGVSRLVSRLLGAGLVRATRSVPTAVLVAVTSEERRGRSDAVAAALRARGVPAEVAPSAAKFGKQIRHADRRGIPYVWFVGDDGADGTPGEDEVKDIRSGEQVPADAATWSPPAEDLWPRVEATPAG; encoded by the coding sequence ATGGCGCGACCCACACCCCTGTCCGGATTCCCCGAGTGGCTGCCCGAGGGGCGGCTCGTCGAGCAGCACGTGCTCGACACCCTGCGGCGCACGTTCGAGCTGCACGGGTTCGCGGGGATCGAGACGCGCGCGGTCGAGCCGCTCGACCAGCTGCTGCGCAAGGGCGAGACCTCCAAGGAGGTCTACGTGCTGCGGCGTCTGCAGGAGGACGCGGACGCGGACGAGCAGGACCCCGGCCGCCGGCTCGGCCTGCACTTCGACCTCACGGTGCCGTTCGCGCGCTACGTCCTGGAGAACGCCGGCCACCTCGCGTTCCCCTTCCGGCGCTACCAGATCCAGAAGGTGTGGCGCGGCGAGCGCCCCCAGGACGGGCGCTTCCGGGAGTTCGTGCAGGCGGACATCGACGTCGTCGGGGCGGGCGCCCTGCCGTACCACTACGAGGTCGAGCTGCCGCTCGTCATGGCGGACGCCCTCGGTGCCCTGCGGGGGATCGGCGTGCCGCCCGTGCGCATCCTCGTGAACAACCGGAAGGTCGCGGAGGGGTTCTACCGGGGTCTCGGGCTGGACGACGTCGAGGCGGTCCTGCGCTCGATCGACAAGCTGGACAAGATCGGCCCGGACGCGGTCGCCGACCTGCTCGTCGCCGAGGCCGGCGCCACGCCCGAGCAGGCGCGGGCGTGCCTGCGCCTGGCCGAGGTGCGCGGCGACGACGCCGGCGTCGTCGACCGTGTGCGCGCCCTCGCCGCCGAGCACGGCGCCGGGACCGACCTGCTCGAGGAGGGGCTCGCGGAGCTGGGTGCGCTCGTCGCCGCCGCCGCGCAGCGCGCTCCCGGCGTCGTCGTCGCGGACCTGCGCATCGCGCGCGGTCTCGACTACTACACGGGCTCCGTGTACGAGACGGTGCTCGTCGGGCACGAGGACCTGGGCTCCATCTGCTCCGGCGGGCGCTACGACACGCTCGCGTCCGACGGGGCGACGACCTACCCCGGCGTCGGCCTGTCCATCGGCGTGTCGCGTCTCGTCTCGCGCCTGCTCGGCGCCGGTCTCGTGCGCGCCACCCGGTCGGTGCCCACGGCCGTGCTCGTCGCCGTGACGTCCGAGGAGCGCCGCGGGCGCTCGGACGCGGTCGCGGCGGCGCTGCGGGCGCGCGGCGTGCCCGCCGAGGTGGCGCCCAGCGCCGCGAAGTTCGGCAAGCAGATCCGGCACGCGGACCGGCGCGGCATCCCCTACGTGTGGTTCGTCGGCGACGACGGCGCCGACGGCACGCCCGGCGAGGACGAGGTCAAGGACATCCGGTCCGGGGAGCAGGTGCCCGCCGACGCGGCGACGTGGTCGCCCCCGGCCGAGGACCTGTGGCCGCGCGTCGAGGCGACACCGGCGGGCTGA
- a CDS encoding MBL fold metallo-hydrolase, whose protein sequence is MQILTLVAPVFGARCSVVVGTRGSCVVVDAGAGAGEQVRTLVEREGLRPRAVLATHGHADHTWDAPALAAAYDVPLVLHAADAYRLADPFGTLGVLDPRHDPRGPLAQALVAAGVDLAGWRPPARVEAFGSPADGRSADVELVWDDVRLVARHAPGHTEGSTLYLVDEGRPAPTVLSGDVLFAGSIGRTDLPGGDDAVMAATLRDVVATLPPDAVVLPGHGPATDVRTELATNPYLPRPR, encoded by the coding sequence ATGCAGATCCTCACGCTGGTCGCACCCGTGTTCGGCGCGCGGTGCTCGGTGGTCGTCGGGACGCGCGGCTCGTGCGTCGTCGTGGACGCGGGCGCGGGGGCGGGGGAGCAGGTGCGGACGCTCGTCGAGCGGGAGGGCCTGCGGCCCCGGGCCGTCCTGGCCACGCACGGGCACGCCGACCACACGTGGGACGCGCCCGCCCTCGCAGCGGCGTACGACGTGCCCCTCGTCCTGCACGCGGCCGACGCGTACCGCCTGGCGGACCCGTTCGGGACGCTCGGGGTCCTCGACCCGCGGCACGACCCGCGGGGGCCGCTCGCACAGGCGCTCGTCGCCGCGGGCGTCGACCTCGCGGGGTGGCGACCGCCGGCACGCGTCGAGGCGTTCGGGTCGCCGGCGGACGGCCGGTCGGCCGACGTCGAGCTGGTCTGGGACGACGTGCGGCTGGTCGCCCGGCACGCGCCCGGTCACACCGAGGGGTCCACCCTGTACCTCGTCGACGAGGGGCGTCCCGCCCCGACCGTGCTGTCCGGGGACGTGCTGTTCGCCGGCAGCATCGGGCGCACCGACCTGCCCGGCGGGGACGACGCGGTGATGGCCGCCACGCTGCGCGACGTCGTCGCGACGCTCCCGCCGGACGCCGTCGTCCTGCCCGGGCACGGGCCCGCGACCGACGTGCGGACCGAGCTTGCGACCAACCCCTACCTGCCGCGCCCGCGCTGA
- a CDS encoding peptidylprolyl isomerase, with amino-acid sequence MAVNSKREYERRRYEKWQARRAAAQARHRRQRVIAGAVAGALVLGTGIVAAVALSRDEDAPPAATATPTAEATPAPTYPAREGNGGVVPDPAAAEGRTWTGTITTSQGPVEVELDGAVAPQAVANFVTLAQEGYFDGTLCHRLVTTGIHVLQCGDPTATGTGGPGYSWGPVENAPADDVYPAGTIAMARIGNDAESMGSQFFLVYEDSTIPSDTAGGYTVFGRITSGLDVVQAIADAGTQPGSERPVQDVTIEGVEIQ; translated from the coding sequence GTGGCGGTGAACTCCAAGCGCGAGTACGAGCGGCGGCGCTACGAGAAGTGGCAGGCCCGTCGGGCCGCCGCGCAGGCCCGCCACCGGCGTCAGCGCGTGATCGCCGGGGCGGTCGCCGGCGCACTGGTGCTCGGTACGGGCATCGTCGCCGCCGTCGCGCTGTCGCGGGACGAGGACGCTCCCCCGGCCGCCACCGCCACGCCCACCGCCGAGGCGACGCCCGCACCGACGTACCCCGCCCGTGAGGGCAACGGCGGCGTCGTGCCGGACCCCGCCGCGGCGGAGGGACGCACCTGGACCGGCACGATCACGACGTCGCAGGGGCCCGTCGAGGTGGAGCTCGACGGCGCCGTCGCGCCGCAGGCGGTCGCGAACTTCGTGACGCTCGCGCAGGAGGGCTACTTCGACGGCACCCTGTGCCACCGCCTCGTGACCACGGGCATCCACGTGCTGCAGTGCGGGGACCCGACGGCGACCGGCACGGGCGGCCCCGGCTACAGCTGGGGGCCCGTGGAGAACGCCCCGGCGGACGACGTCTACCCCGCCGGCACGATCGCGATGGCCCGCATCGGCAACGACGCCGAGTCGATGGGCAGCCAGTTCTTCCTCGTCTACGAGGACTCGACCATCCCGTCCGACACGGCGGGTGGCTACACCGTGTTCGGCCGCATCACGTCCGGGTTGGACGTCGTGCAGGCCATCGCTGACGCCGGGACGCAGCCGGGCTCCGAGCGGCCCGTCCAGGACGTCACCATCGAGGGAGTGGAGATCCAGTGA
- a CDS encoding DUF349 domain-containing protein: MTEHTTTPSADDADQAPALTQTASAADPADVGTTAQTDEGTTTPATEAVPADDATSTDDAAPTAAEDAGSPSEADASATDAAPAEQTGTEAGAEATTGTGTDATTEADSATDVLEGGTAATEPTPAPTTDDTSAAQGGDAPDVSATPGTASDTAASDTAASDTAASTEAPAPAATRRPGPRPTPGSVRPGPRPTPRPSSHAPAAPAPAAPVAPPVDPAEAAHAAQFGRVDEDGTVHVREAAGERVVGQFPGATAEEALGLYVRRFLDLQAKVALFEARLSATDLSVKEIDQTLTKLTQELAEPAAVGDLDGLRTRLDGLRERAAERRAQADAERQAAREAAVAARTRIVEQAEKIATTDPARLQWRPAGEQLRALLEQWKEAQRQGPRIDRPTEESLWKRFSHARTTFDRERRHFFAELESRNAEAKATKEALVAQAESLAGSTDWGATSAAFRDLMAQWKAAGRANRQVDDALWARFRAAQDAFFSARDAANQAVDAEFRANLEVKEALLVEAEALLPVRDIGAAKSALRSIQDRWEAAGKVPRADIQRVEGRLRAVEQAVRDAESAQWRRTNPETRARAEGAAAQLEQAIASLEADLAAAEAAGDQRRVKDARAALDARRAWLEQVQRAAQDARG, encoded by the coding sequence GTGACCGAGCACACCACGACGCCGTCCGCGGACGACGCCGACCAGGCTCCCGCCCTCACGCAGACGGCGTCCGCGGCCGACCCCGCGGACGTGGGCACCACGGCGCAGACCGACGAGGGCACCACGACCCCCGCCACCGAGGCCGTCCCCGCCGACGACGCCACGAGCACCGACGACGCTGCGCCGACCGCCGCCGAGGACGCCGGCTCACCGTCCGAGGCGGACGCCTCGGCGACGGACGCCGCTCCCGCGGAGCAGACCGGGACCGAGGCGGGCGCCGAGGCGACGACCGGGACCGGCACCGACGCGACGACCGAGGCCGACTCTGCCACCGACGTCCTCGAGGGCGGTACGGCCGCCACGGAGCCGACCCCCGCGCCGACGACGGACGACACCTCCGCGGCGCAGGGCGGTGACGCGCCCGACGTGAGCGCCACCCCGGGGACGGCGTCCGACACCGCAGCGTCCGACACCGCAGCGTCCGACACCGCAGCGTCCACCGAGGCGCCCGCGCCCGCCGCGACCCGCCGTCCCGGTCCCCGCCCGACCCCGGGGTCCGTCCGGCCCGGGCCGCGCCCGACGCCCCGCCCGTCCTCGCACGCTCCCGCCGCGCCCGCGCCGGCCGCGCCCGTCGCGCCGCCGGTCGACCCGGCCGAGGCCGCGCACGCGGCGCAGTTCGGGCGCGTCGACGAGGACGGAACCGTCCACGTCCGCGAGGCCGCGGGCGAGCGCGTCGTGGGGCAGTTCCCCGGGGCGACCGCCGAGGAGGCGCTCGGCCTGTACGTGCGCCGCTTCCTGGACCTGCAGGCCAAGGTCGCGCTGTTCGAGGCCCGGCTGTCCGCGACCGACCTGTCCGTCAAGGAGATCGACCAGACGCTCACGAAGCTCACGCAGGAGCTGGCCGAGCCCGCCGCGGTCGGCGACCTCGACGGCCTCCGCACCCGGCTCGACGGCCTGCGCGAACGCGCCGCCGAGCGCCGTGCCCAGGCGGACGCCGAGCGCCAGGCGGCCCGCGAGGCGGCGGTCGCGGCGCGCACGCGCATCGTCGAGCAGGCCGAGAAGATCGCGACGACGGACCCCGCGCGCCTGCAGTGGCGGCCCGCCGGCGAGCAGCTGCGCGCGCTCCTCGAGCAGTGGAAGGAGGCGCAGCGCCAGGGCCCGCGCATCGACCGCCCCACGGAGGAGTCCCTCTGGAAGCGGTTCAGCCACGCGCGGACCACGTTCGACCGCGAGCGTCGGCACTTCTTCGCCGAGCTCGAGTCGCGCAACGCGGAGGCGAAGGCCACGAAGGAGGCGCTCGTCGCGCAGGCGGAGTCCCTCGCCGGCAGCACCGACTGGGGCGCGACGTCGGCGGCGTTCCGCGACCTCATGGCGCAGTGGAAGGCCGCCGGTCGGGCCAACCGGCAGGTGGACGACGCGCTCTGGGCGCGGTTCCGCGCGGCGCAGGACGCGTTCTTCTCGGCGCGGGACGCGGCGAACCAGGCGGTCGACGCCGAGTTCCGCGCCAACCTCGAGGTCAAGGAGGCGCTGCTCGTCGAGGCGGAGGCCCTCCTGCCGGTGCGTGACATCGGCGCCGCGAAGTCGGCGCTGCGCTCGATCCAGGACCGCTGGGAGGCGGCGGGCAAGGTGCCGCGCGCCGACATCCAGCGCGTGGAGGGCCGTCTGCGCGCCGTGGAGCAGGCCGTGCGCGACGCGGAGAGCGCGCAGTGGCGTCGCACCAACCCCGAGACCCGCGCCCGTGCCGAGGGTGCCGCCGCCCAGCTGGAGCAGGCGATCGCGTCCCTCGAGGCGGACCTCGCTGCGGCGGAGGCTGCCGGCGACCAGCGCCGCGTCAAGGACGCCCGCGCCGCGCTCGACGCGCGCCGGGCCTGGCTCGAGCAGGTGCAGCGGGCCGCGCAGGACGCGCGCGGCTGA